A region of Solanum dulcamara chromosome 7, daSolDulc1.2, whole genome shotgun sequence DNA encodes the following proteins:
- the LOC129895606 gene encoding HIPL1 protein-like isoform X3, with amino-acid sequence MNISDSGCASLVKSILCAKCDQFSADLFSTSSAPRQLPVLCNSTTSANFTQSSQATNNFCSKVWTTCQNVSILNSPFAASLRGRTPIPVESNSTKLTDLWQSQDDFCNAFGGASGDGSVCFAGEPVALNTTEPSSPPGGLCLEKIGNGSYLDMAAHPDGSNRAFFSSQQGKIWLAAIPEIDSGKVLELDESNPFLDLTDDVHFDTQFGMMGIAFHPKFSQNGRFFASFNCDKQSWAGCAGRCSCNSDVDCDPSKLPSDSGTRPCQYQVVVAEFTANGTTNQPSEAKSASPNEVRRIFTMGLPFTAHHGGQILFGPNDGYLYFMMGDGGGSGDPYNFSQNKKSLLGKIMRLDVDSTPSAANITKLGLWGNYTIPRDNPYIEDKELQPEIWALGMRNPWRCSFDSARPSYFMCADVGQDHYEEVDIITKGGNYGWRMYEGPRLFTPPKSSSENTSINPIFPVMGYNHSDINKDEGSASITGGYFYRSTTDPCMSGRYLYADLYAGAMWAGTEIPEDSGKFNTTEIPFTCAGNSPMNCALVPRSTVPALGYIFSYGEDNNKDVYLLASSGVYRVVRPSRCKYTCAKENTTDIATPAPGTSPPSAAVVFTGSYNNLVLLLLSFLLMVRS; translated from the exons TTTCTGATTCTGGTTGTGCTTCTCTTGTAAAGTCTATCCTTTGTGCG AAATGTGATCAATTTTCAGCAGATCTCTTTAGTACTAGTTCTGCTCCTAGACAACTTCCTGTACTGTGCAACTCCACAACTTCAGCAAATTTTACTCAATCTAGCCAAGCTACGAATAACTTTTGCTCTAAAGTTTGGACTACATGTCAAAATGTGTCCATCCTGAATTCTCCCTTTGCTGCTTCCTTGAGAGGTCGAACTCCAATACCTGTAGAGTCTAATTCCACCAAGTTGACGGATCTCTGGCAATCACAAGATGATTTCTGTAATGCATTTGGAGGAGCTTCTGGTGATGGATCAGTATGCTTTGCTGGAGAACCTGTTGCCTTAAATACTACTGAACCTTCAAGTCCTCCAGGCGGTTTGTGCCTTGAGAAGATAGGAAATGGTAGTTATCTTGATATGGCTGCTCATCCTGATGGTTCTAATCGTGCCTTTTTCTCGAGTCAGCAAGGGAAAATATGGTTGGCTGCCATTCCAGAAATTGACTCTGGAAAGGTGTTAGAGCTTGATGAGTCCAATCCTTTTCTGGATCTAACTGATGATGTTCATTTTGACACTCAATTTGGTATGATGGGGATTGCATTTCATCCAAAGTTCTCACAAAATGGTCGTTTCTTTGCTTCGTTCAATTGCGATAAGCAATCATGGGCCGGATGTGCAGGAAGATGCTCTTGTAACTCGGATGTGGATTGTGATCCATCAAAACTACCTAGTGATAGTGGTACCCGGCCATGCCAATATCAAGTAGTTGTAGCAGAATTTACTGCCAATGGGACAACAAACCAGCCATCAGAG GCAAAATCTGCCAGCCCGAATGAAGTCAGAAGAATATTCACCATGGGCCTTCCTTTTACCGCTCATCATGGAGGCCAGATTCTTTTTGGACCTAACGATGGATATTTGTATTTCATGATGGGAGACGGTGGGGGTAGTGGAGATCCTTACAATTTTTCCCAAAACAAGAAGTCGTTGCTTGGAAAGATTATGAGACTTGATGTTGATAGCACACCAA GTGCTGCAAATATAACCAAGCTTGGGTTATGGGGAAACTACACCATTCCAAGGGATAATCCTTATATTGAAGATAAAGAGTTACAGCCAGAGATATGGGCACTAGGAATGCGAAATCCTTGGCGCTGCAGCTTTGATTCTGCAAGGCCATCTTACTTCATGTGTGCAGATGTAGGCCAG GATCATTATGAAGAGGTGGATATAATCACCAAGGGAGGAAACTATGGTTGGCGTATGTATGAAGGCCCCAGACTATTCACTCCTCCAAAATCATCTTCAGAAAATACATCTATAAACCCAATTTTCCCAGTCATGGGTTATAATCACTCTGATATAAACAAGGATGAAGGTTCAGCCTCAATCACTGGTGGATACTTCTATAGGTCCACGACCGATCCTTGCATGTCCGGAAG ATATCTGTATGCGGATTTATATGCAGGTGCTATGTGGGCAGGCACTGAAATCCCTGAAGACAGTGGAAAATTTAACACGACAGAAATTCCATTCACTTGTGCTGGAAATTCCCCTATGAATTGTGCATTGGTTCCAAGAAGCACAGTTCCAGCTTTGGGCTACATTTTCTCATATGGTGAGGATAACAATAAGGATGTATACCTCCTAGCAAGCAGTGGCGTATACAGGGTTGTTCGTCCCAGTCGATGCAAGTACACTTGTGCTAAGGAAAACACAACTGATATTGCTACTCCAGCTCCTGGTACTTCCCCTCCTTCGGCAGCAGTTGTGTTTACAGGTTCATACAATAATTTAGTACTACTCCTATTGTCCTTTTTGTTGATGGTTCGCAGTTGA
- the LOC129895606 gene encoding HIPL1 protein-like isoform X1: MLVVMGSSHFLIILLLNFLLIPSFSLPLCTDSRAPLPQKTPLTFCPYKGTSCCSSGDDKQLKNQYDAMNISDSGCASLVKSILCAKCDQFSADLFSTSSAPRQLPVLCNSTTSANFTQSSQATNNFCSKVWTTCQNVSILNSPFAASLRGRTPIPVESNSTKLTDLWQSQDDFCNAFGGASGDGSVCFAGEPVALNTTEPSSPPGGLCLEKIGNGSYLDMAAHPDGSNRAFFSSQQGKIWLAAIPEIDSGKVLELDESNPFLDLTDDVHFDTQFGMMGIAFHPKFSQNGRFFASFNCDKQSWAGCAGRCSCNSDVDCDPSKLPSDSGTRPCQYQVVVAEFTANGTTNQPSEAKSASPNEVRRIFTMGLPFTAHHGGQILFGPNDGYLYFMMGDGGGSGDPYNFSQNKKSLLGKIMRLDVDSTPSAANITKLGLWGNYTIPRDNPYIEDKELQPEIWALGMRNPWRCSFDSARPSYFMCADVGQDHYEEVDIITKGGNYGWRMYEGPRLFTPPKSSSENTSINPIFPVMGYNHSDINKDEGSASITGGYFYRSTTDPCMSGRYLYADLYAGAMWAGTEIPEDSGKFNTTEIPFTCAGNSPMNCALVPRSTVPALGYIFSYGEDNNKDVYLLASSGVYRVVRPSRCKYTCAKENTTDIATPAPGTSPPSAAVVFTGSYNNLVLLLLSFLLMVRS, from the exons TTTCTGATTCTGGTTGTGCTTCTCTTGTAAAGTCTATCCTTTGTGCG AAATGTGATCAATTTTCAGCAGATCTCTTTAGTACTAGTTCTGCTCCTAGACAACTTCCTGTACTGTGCAACTCCACAACTTCAGCAAATTTTACTCAATCTAGCCAAGCTACGAATAACTTTTGCTCTAAAGTTTGGACTACATGTCAAAATGTGTCCATCCTGAATTCTCCCTTTGCTGCTTCCTTGAGAGGTCGAACTCCAATACCTGTAGAGTCTAATTCCACCAAGTTGACGGATCTCTGGCAATCACAAGATGATTTCTGTAATGCATTTGGAGGAGCTTCTGGTGATGGATCAGTATGCTTTGCTGGAGAACCTGTTGCCTTAAATACTACTGAACCTTCAAGTCCTCCAGGCGGTTTGTGCCTTGAGAAGATAGGAAATGGTAGTTATCTTGATATGGCTGCTCATCCTGATGGTTCTAATCGTGCCTTTTTCTCGAGTCAGCAAGGGAAAATATGGTTGGCTGCCATTCCAGAAATTGACTCTGGAAAGGTGTTAGAGCTTGATGAGTCCAATCCTTTTCTGGATCTAACTGATGATGTTCATTTTGACACTCAATTTGGTATGATGGGGATTGCATTTCATCCAAAGTTCTCACAAAATGGTCGTTTCTTTGCTTCGTTCAATTGCGATAAGCAATCATGGGCCGGATGTGCAGGAAGATGCTCTTGTAACTCGGATGTGGATTGTGATCCATCAAAACTACCTAGTGATAGTGGTACCCGGCCATGCCAATATCAAGTAGTTGTAGCAGAATTTACTGCCAATGGGACAACAAACCAGCCATCAGAG GCAAAATCTGCCAGCCCGAATGAAGTCAGAAGAATATTCACCATGGGCCTTCCTTTTACCGCTCATCATGGAGGCCAGATTCTTTTTGGACCTAACGATGGATATTTGTATTTCATGATGGGAGACGGTGGGGGTAGTGGAGATCCTTACAATTTTTCCCAAAACAAGAAGTCGTTGCTTGGAAAGATTATGAGACTTGATGTTGATAGCACACCAA GTGCTGCAAATATAACCAAGCTTGGGTTATGGGGAAACTACACCATTCCAAGGGATAATCCTTATATTGAAGATAAAGAGTTACAGCCAGAGATATGGGCACTAGGAATGCGAAATCCTTGGCGCTGCAGCTTTGATTCTGCAAGGCCATCTTACTTCATGTGTGCAGATGTAGGCCAG GATCATTATGAAGAGGTGGATATAATCACCAAGGGAGGAAACTATGGTTGGCGTATGTATGAAGGCCCCAGACTATTCACTCCTCCAAAATCATCTTCAGAAAATACATCTATAAACCCAATTTTCCCAGTCATGGGTTATAATCACTCTGATATAAACAAGGATGAAGGTTCAGCCTCAATCACTGGTGGATACTTCTATAGGTCCACGACCGATCCTTGCATGTCCGGAAG ATATCTGTATGCGGATTTATATGCAGGTGCTATGTGGGCAGGCACTGAAATCCCTGAAGACAGTGGAAAATTTAACACGACAGAAATTCCATTCACTTGTGCTGGAAATTCCCCTATGAATTGTGCATTGGTTCCAAGAAGCACAGTTCCAGCTTTGGGCTACATTTTCTCATATGGTGAGGATAACAATAAGGATGTATACCTCCTAGCAAGCAGTGGCGTATACAGGGTTGTTCGTCCCAGTCGATGCAAGTACACTTGTGCTAAGGAAAACACAACTGATATTGCTACTCCAGCTCCTGGTACTTCCCCTCCTTCGGCAGCAGTTGTGTTTACAGGTTCATACAATAATTTAGTACTACTCCTATTGTCCTTTTTGTTGATGGTTCGCAGTTGA
- the LOC129895606 gene encoding HIPL1 protein-like isoform X2: protein MGSSHFLIILLLNFLLIPSFSLPLCTDSRAPLPQKTPLTFCPYKGTSCCSSGDDKQLKNQYDAMNISDSGCASLVKSILCAKCDQFSADLFSTSSAPRQLPVLCNSTTSANFTQSSQATNNFCSKVWTTCQNVSILNSPFAASLRGRTPIPVESNSTKLTDLWQSQDDFCNAFGGASGDGSVCFAGEPVALNTTEPSSPPGGLCLEKIGNGSYLDMAAHPDGSNRAFFSSQQGKIWLAAIPEIDSGKVLELDESNPFLDLTDDVHFDTQFGMMGIAFHPKFSQNGRFFASFNCDKQSWAGCAGRCSCNSDVDCDPSKLPSDSGTRPCQYQVVVAEFTANGTTNQPSEAKSASPNEVRRIFTMGLPFTAHHGGQILFGPNDGYLYFMMGDGGGSGDPYNFSQNKKSLLGKIMRLDVDSTPSAANITKLGLWGNYTIPRDNPYIEDKELQPEIWALGMRNPWRCSFDSARPSYFMCADVGQDHYEEVDIITKGGNYGWRMYEGPRLFTPPKSSSENTSINPIFPVMGYNHSDINKDEGSASITGGYFYRSTTDPCMSGRYLYADLYAGAMWAGTEIPEDSGKFNTTEIPFTCAGNSPMNCALVPRSTVPALGYIFSYGEDNNKDVYLLASSGVYRVVRPSRCKYTCAKENTTDIATPAPGTSPPSAAVVFTGSYNNLVLLLLSFLLMVRS, encoded by the exons TTTCTGATTCTGGTTGTGCTTCTCTTGTAAAGTCTATCCTTTGTGCG AAATGTGATCAATTTTCAGCAGATCTCTTTAGTACTAGTTCTGCTCCTAGACAACTTCCTGTACTGTGCAACTCCACAACTTCAGCAAATTTTACTCAATCTAGCCAAGCTACGAATAACTTTTGCTCTAAAGTTTGGACTACATGTCAAAATGTGTCCATCCTGAATTCTCCCTTTGCTGCTTCCTTGAGAGGTCGAACTCCAATACCTGTAGAGTCTAATTCCACCAAGTTGACGGATCTCTGGCAATCACAAGATGATTTCTGTAATGCATTTGGAGGAGCTTCTGGTGATGGATCAGTATGCTTTGCTGGAGAACCTGTTGCCTTAAATACTACTGAACCTTCAAGTCCTCCAGGCGGTTTGTGCCTTGAGAAGATAGGAAATGGTAGTTATCTTGATATGGCTGCTCATCCTGATGGTTCTAATCGTGCCTTTTTCTCGAGTCAGCAAGGGAAAATATGGTTGGCTGCCATTCCAGAAATTGACTCTGGAAAGGTGTTAGAGCTTGATGAGTCCAATCCTTTTCTGGATCTAACTGATGATGTTCATTTTGACACTCAATTTGGTATGATGGGGATTGCATTTCATCCAAAGTTCTCACAAAATGGTCGTTTCTTTGCTTCGTTCAATTGCGATAAGCAATCATGGGCCGGATGTGCAGGAAGATGCTCTTGTAACTCGGATGTGGATTGTGATCCATCAAAACTACCTAGTGATAGTGGTACCCGGCCATGCCAATATCAAGTAGTTGTAGCAGAATTTACTGCCAATGGGACAACAAACCAGCCATCAGAG GCAAAATCTGCCAGCCCGAATGAAGTCAGAAGAATATTCACCATGGGCCTTCCTTTTACCGCTCATCATGGAGGCCAGATTCTTTTTGGACCTAACGATGGATATTTGTATTTCATGATGGGAGACGGTGGGGGTAGTGGAGATCCTTACAATTTTTCCCAAAACAAGAAGTCGTTGCTTGGAAAGATTATGAGACTTGATGTTGATAGCACACCAA GTGCTGCAAATATAACCAAGCTTGGGTTATGGGGAAACTACACCATTCCAAGGGATAATCCTTATATTGAAGATAAAGAGTTACAGCCAGAGATATGGGCACTAGGAATGCGAAATCCTTGGCGCTGCAGCTTTGATTCTGCAAGGCCATCTTACTTCATGTGTGCAGATGTAGGCCAG GATCATTATGAAGAGGTGGATATAATCACCAAGGGAGGAAACTATGGTTGGCGTATGTATGAAGGCCCCAGACTATTCACTCCTCCAAAATCATCTTCAGAAAATACATCTATAAACCCAATTTTCCCAGTCATGGGTTATAATCACTCTGATATAAACAAGGATGAAGGTTCAGCCTCAATCACTGGTGGATACTTCTATAGGTCCACGACCGATCCTTGCATGTCCGGAAG ATATCTGTATGCGGATTTATATGCAGGTGCTATGTGGGCAGGCACTGAAATCCCTGAAGACAGTGGAAAATTTAACACGACAGAAATTCCATTCACTTGTGCTGGAAATTCCCCTATGAATTGTGCATTGGTTCCAAGAAGCACAGTTCCAGCTTTGGGCTACATTTTCTCATATGGTGAGGATAACAATAAGGATGTATACCTCCTAGCAAGCAGTGGCGTATACAGGGTTGTTCGTCCCAGTCGATGCAAGTACACTTGTGCTAAGGAAAACACAACTGATATTGCTACTCCAGCTCCTGGTACTTCCCCTCCTTCGGCAGCAGTTGTGTTTACAGGTTCATACAATAATTTAGTACTACTCCTATTGTCCTTTTTGTTGATGGTTCGCAGTTGA